One Methylophilus sp. TWE2 DNA segment encodes these proteins:
- a CDS encoding AAA family ATPase, with amino-acid sequence MNDVNKDIMHWVQSQPFWVQNAVKIICTQAEINDSVINELLALLKTNEGQSNKNKIDLIGLLNSSSNADVDLRILSIGDIEGIDALAPRSPLPFSSNLSVVYGHNGSGKSGYARILKKICGKPNAADLLPNVFKGNPEKRQCTVVANVNGESKTFIWQANDKPINELMSVDVYDSQTGIFYIDKEQEVSYVPNEVALFETLVIIFQRLQQKLQLERDSIKTKLPTRPTQYGDSKYISAIYDRLKHDTNIATIESYFDFTEEDTKNLALSEERLSESPSELATKKHRRVAQMSQLLNQVKTAVMSVSEAAVKLLNALEDEAVQKRNMARQAAEAIEAETSFDGFGDDLWKAMWQAARKYSLQNAYPDAQFPNIEQGAKCVLCEQDLGSEAKTRLAKFENYVIGELESSATAAESMNQKALDNLPTKPNPNELETALQAAQLDLEKWRPIFTEIWAEIEKVVKNGKDKERTTRLHYDLPKDIFEEIERNITDINSEVEQHKKDAESFDKGSLQKQIMDLKAKKWASGYIQTIKDEIAELQRKHEIDEWLKSVNPRPVSLKAGQVSEIAVTDAFVGRFKAELKALGANRVSVELVKTRIELGRVKHKIQLQGLNTQHSRSKAISVLSEGEQRIVSMAAFLADVTSKPNSAPFIFDDPISSLDQTYEEYTAKRLVELSADRQVIVFTHRLSLLGQLIDKGNAEYRHIRRESWGSGEHGDLPLFAKKPINAVKDLKGSKLTAARKVFEESGYQSYYPLAKAICSDFRILLERVVEFELLADVVTRHRREVHTKGKLHKLAKITSEDCELIEELMGDFSCFEHSQSSESPVDVPEPEALDQALSKLINWYDVFSKR; translated from the coding sequence ATGAATGATGTGAATAAAGACATAATGCACTGGGTCCAGTCACAACCGTTTTGGGTGCAGAATGCTGTAAAAATAATTTGTACTCAAGCAGAGATTAACGACTCAGTAATTAATGAACTCTTGGCACTATTAAAAACCAACGAAGGACAATCTAATAAAAATAAAATTGATTTAATTGGTTTATTAAATAGTTCTTCAAATGCTGATGTAGATTTACGCATATTGTCTATTGGCGATATTGAAGGGATTGATGCTCTTGCGCCTCGATCTCCACTTCCATTCTCATCTAATCTGTCAGTGGTGTATGGGCATAATGGGTCAGGTAAATCAGGTTATGCTCGTATTCTCAAAAAAATTTGTGGCAAACCTAATGCAGCAGATTTACTACCGAATGTTTTTAAAGGTAACCCTGAAAAGCGGCAATGCACAGTAGTCGCAAATGTGAATGGGGAAAGTAAAACTTTTATTTGGCAGGCAAATGATAAACCTATAAATGAATTAATGTCTGTAGATGTCTACGATAGCCAAACGGGTATTTTTTATATCGATAAAGAGCAAGAGGTAAGTTATGTCCCTAACGAAGTTGCACTGTTTGAGACGTTAGTTATTATTTTTCAAAGGTTGCAGCAAAAACTTCAATTAGAGCGAGATTCAATTAAAACCAAGCTCCCAACTCGGCCAACTCAGTATGGTGATAGTAAGTATATATCTGCGATATATGATCGGCTGAAACATGATACAAACATTGCAACTATTGAAAGCTATTTCGATTTTACTGAAGAAGATACCAAAAATTTGGCACTATCTGAGGAGCGTCTTTCCGAGTCACCATCAGAACTAGCTACAAAAAAACATAGACGTGTTGCTCAGATGTCGCAGCTTTTAAACCAAGTTAAAACTGCTGTAATGTCTGTAAGTGAGGCAGCTGTAAAGTTGCTTAACGCATTAGAAGATGAAGCTGTTCAAAAGCGTAATATGGCAAGACAAGCTGCAGAGGCTATCGAAGCCGAGACTAGCTTTGATGGGTTTGGTGATGATTTATGGAAAGCAATGTGGCAGGCTGCTCGTAAATACTCATTGCAAAATGCTTATCCAGATGCTCAATTCCCTAATATAGAACAGGGTGCAAAATGTGTGCTTTGTGAGCAAGATTTGGGATCCGAAGCAAAGACGCGATTAGCCAAGTTTGAAAATTACGTCATCGGAGAGCTTGAATCTTCTGCAACAGCTGCCGAATCGATGAATCAGAAAGCATTAGATAACCTCCCAACAAAACCAAATCCAAATGAACTGGAAACGGCACTTCAGGCTGCTCAATTAGATCTGGAAAAGTGGCGTCCAATTTTTACGGAGATTTGGGCAGAGATTGAAAAAGTGGTCAAAAATGGAAAAGATAAAGAGCGGACCACGAGATTACATTATGACCTACCAAAAGATATTTTTGAGGAAATAGAAAGAAATATTACGGATATCAATTCGGAGGTTGAGCAGCATAAAAAAGATGCTGAGAGTTTTGATAAGGGAAGTTTACAAAAACAGATCATGGATCTGAAAGCTAAAAAATGGGCGAGCGGATACATTCAAACAATAAAAGATGAAATTGCAGAGTTACAAAGGAAGCATGAAATTGATGAATGGCTAAAGTCCGTTAACCCAAGGCCAGTTTCTTTGAAGGCAGGTCAAGTTTCCGAAATTGCTGTTACTGATGCTTTCGTTGGTAGATTTAAAGCTGAGTTAAAAGCATTGGGGGCTAATAGAGTAAGCGTGGAGCTGGTAAAAACACGAATTGAGCTAGGACGTGTGAAACATAAAATTCAACTTCAGGGATTAAATACTCAGCATAGTCGCAGTAAGGCAATTAGCGTACTAAGTGAAGGTGAACAGCGTATTGTGTCAATGGCGGCTTTTCTTGCCGATGTAACAAGTAAACCTAATTCAGCCCCTTTCATATTTGATGATCCTATTTCCTCACTGGACCAGACTTATGAGGAATACACTGCAAAACGATTGGTTGAGTTGAGTGCTGATAGACAAGTTATTGTTTTTACACACCGTCTGAGTTTATTGGGTCAGCTGATCGATAAAGGAAATGCCGAATATCGCCATATAAGGCGAGAGAGTTGGGGTAGTGGAGAGCATGGTGACCTTCCACTTTTCGCAAAAAAACCAATTAATGCAGTTAAGGATTTGAAAGGCAGTAAGCTCACTGCGGCTCGAAAGGTTTTTGAAGAGTCTGGTTATCAAAGTTATTATCCATTAGCTAAAGCAATTTGTAGCGACTTTAGAATTCTCCTTGAGAGAGTGGTGGAGTTTGAATTACTTGCAGATGTTGTAACAAGGCATCGTAGAGAGGTTCATACCAAAGGTAAGCTTCATAAGCTAGCTAAAATAACCAGTGAAGACTGTGAGCTTATTGAGGAACTAATGGGCGACTTTTCATGCTTTGAACACAGTCAATCTAGTGAGTCCCCTGTAGATGTCCCTGAGCCAGAAGCATTGGATCAGGCACTCTCGAAATTGATAAATTGGTACGATGTGTTTAGTAAGAGATAG
- the nikR gene encoding nickel-responsive transcriptional regulator NikR has translation MRRITISVEDDLADAFDQLVAVKAYVNRSEAFRDLVRKALDEAVMENTNHTQADCVASLSYVYNHHERQLASRVNQLQHDHHDVIITAQHVHLDHDNCMETVILKGKIAEVEACVNAISSQTGVTHAKVHIIPR, from the coding sequence ATGCGACGCATTACAATTTCGGTTGAAGATGACCTAGCCGATGCTTTTGACCAATTGGTCGCCGTTAAAGCTTACGTCAACCGCTCTGAAGCCTTCAGGGATTTAGTGCGCAAAGCACTCGATGAAGCTGTGATGGAAAACACCAACCATACCCAGGCCGATTGTGTCGCGTCGCTCAGTTATGTCTACAACCACCACGAACGCCAGCTCGCCAGCCGGGTGAATCAACTACAGCACGACCATCATGATGTGATTATCACTGCCCAGCATGTGCATTTGGATCATGACAACTGCATGGAGACGGTGATCTTGAAAGGGAAGATTGCCGAAGTGGAAGCTTGTGTAAATGCGATCTCGTCACAGACGGGGGTGACGCATGCGAAGGTGCATATAATTCCAAGGTGA
- a CDS encoding Fic family protein, whose translation MTSGDHQKYLWQSADWPHWTFASATLMPLLSEANLARGKLLGAIQTLGFTLAEETSLRTLTNDVVKSSEIEGEHLNNEVVRSSLARKLGLNIGGLTPSTRQVDGVVEMILDATQNHVQPLTHARLFGWHAALFPTGYSGMHKITTAAYRTDADGPMQVVSGGIGHETIHYEAPPATIIAEEMQLFLDWFNQSADTDPLLKAGLAHLWFVSLHPFEDGNGRIARAIGDMALAKADQSTQRFYSLSTQIQLEREDYYLQLEMAQKGTMDITNWLHWFLSCLLRAIQQASQDLQGVVYLTQVSQRSPNGALNERQIKMLNKLMQNFEGHLTTGKWAALTKCSTDTALRDITELVTIGVLAKAGESKRAAHYVLTWE comes from the coding sequence ATGACTAGCGGTGATCATCAAAAATATCTCTGGCAATCGGCAGACTGGCCGCACTGGACATTTGCGTCTGCAACCCTTATGCCGCTGTTATCGGAAGCCAACCTGGCGCGCGGTAAGTTGCTGGGTGCCATCCAAACATTGGGATTTACACTTGCTGAAGAAACCAGTTTGCGTACGCTCACCAACGACGTGGTTAAATCAAGCGAAATTGAAGGCGAGCATCTTAACAACGAAGTGGTGAGATCATCACTTGCACGAAAACTAGGCCTGAACATTGGTGGCTTGACACCATCGACCAGACAAGTCGATGGTGTCGTGGAAATGATACTAGATGCCACGCAAAATCACGTGCAACCACTGACACATGCACGCCTGTTTGGCTGGCATGCCGCACTCTTTCCTACCGGTTATAGCGGTATGCATAAAATTACAACCGCAGCCTATAGAACCGACGCAGATGGTCCCATGCAGGTGGTCTCCGGCGGTATAGGGCACGAAACCATACATTATGAAGCACCACCTGCCACAATCATCGCTGAAGAAATGCAGTTGTTTTTAGACTGGTTTAACCAATCAGCTGACACAGATCCATTGCTCAAGGCAGGACTGGCACATCTGTGGTTTGTCAGTTTGCATCCATTTGAAGATGGCAATGGCCGTATTGCCCGTGCGATAGGCGATATGGCGTTGGCAAAAGCCGACCAATCAACGCAACGTTTTTATAGTTTATCAACGCAGATACAACTGGAGCGGGAAGACTATTATCTGCAACTGGAAATGGCACAAAAAGGCACCATGGACATTACAAACTGGCTGCACTGGTTTTTAAGCTGCCTGCTTAGGGCTATACAACAGGCCAGTCAAGACCTCCAAGGTGTCGTCTATTTGACACAAGTGAGCCAACGCAGTCCCAACGGCGCGCTGAATGAGCGGCAAATCAAAATGCTTAATAAGCTCATGCAAAATTTTGAAGGCCACCTCACCACCGGCAAATGGGCCGCTTTGACCAAATGCTCAACTGACACCGCTTTGCGCGACATTACCGAACTGGTCACCATAGGGGTGCTGGCCAAAGCGGGTGAATCTAAACGAGCAGCGCACTATGTGCTGACCTGGGAATAA
- a CDS encoding protein-L-isoaspartate O-methyltransferase, with amino-acid sequence MTDQATARFNMIEQQIRTWEVLDPQVLATLNNMPREAFVPEAYRGLAFADIEIPLAQGQQMLSPKIEGRFLQALQLQAKDKVLLIGAGSGYLAALMAQHCAQVTALEIFPELCAMATQNLTKQGIKNVQVIELDGHNGYESQAPYDAIVFTASSPIEPEGVRYQLSIGGRMLIVLGQTPVMQATLIQRLAEHSYKQDVLFETCLTEMQNATQAQAFSF; translated from the coding sequence ATGACAGATCAGGCAACCGCACGTTTTAACATGATTGAGCAACAAATCCGCACCTGGGAGGTGCTGGACCCACAGGTACTGGCCACTTTGAACAACATGCCACGCGAAGCCTTTGTGCCAGAAGCTTACCGCGGCCTGGCGTTTGCCGATATTGAAATCCCGCTCGCGCAGGGCCAGCAAATGCTGAGCCCGAAAATTGAAGGCCGCTTTTTACAGGCCCTGCAATTGCAAGCCAAAGACAAAGTGCTGCTGATCGGCGCAGGCAGTGGTTACCTGGCCGCATTGATGGCGCAACACTGTGCGCAAGTCACCGCGCTGGAAATCTTCCCTGAGCTGTGTGCCATGGCAACGCAAAACCTGACCAAGCAGGGCATAAAGAATGTGCAAGTGATTGAACTTGATGGCCACAATGGGTATGAGTCACAAGCCCCGTACGATGCCATTGTGTTCACAGCCTCCAGCCCGATTGAACCTGAAGGTGTACGCTACCAGTTGAGCATCGGTGGCCGCATGCTGATTGTCCTGGGCCAGACACCTGTGATGCAGGCAACATTGATCCAGCGTCTTGCCGAGCATAGTTACAAGCAGGATGTGCTGTTTGAAACCTGCCTGACAGAAATGCAAAACGCCACTCAAGCACAAGCTTTCTCATTTTAA
- a CDS encoding efflux RND transporter permease subunit, with protein sequence MSEPQHMPGHDKNAQETQRFNLSTWALKNQALVLYFIILTLLAGVFAYTHLGQSEDPPFTFKVMLIRSSWPGASAQEVEQQVTDKIEKKLQEIPSIDYTSSYSRPGESVVFIVIRDNTFSEKIPELWYQVRKKIGDIRHTFPSDLQSLTFNDEFSDVYGTMYAITADGLNPQQLKRQAEWVRARLLKLPDVEKVDLFGEQPQKIIIELSNQKLTSLGISPAQLAQMLQQQNSVIGSGTFDAGPERIRLDVSGRLQTLEELRQFPIRAGNQNLTLGEIATIKRGYANPPAQRIHFNGQSALLIGVSMQQGGDVIALGKAMQQTITSVQKQLPVGVNLQLVTSQPDIVQHSVQDFVRSLSEALIIVLAVSLLSLGWRTGIVVAVAIPIVLAGTFLLMDWLDIGLHKISLGALILALGLLVDDAIIAVEMMAAKMEQGWERMQAASFAFTSTAMPMLTGTLVTVAGFLPIATAVSSTGEYTRSIFQVSAIALSLSWVAAVIVIPFLGYHLLPDAKTHHSEASAHNHVSIYETSFYRRLQSTVAWCVQYKGSVIIATIALFVVAMLSFGKVQQQFFPDSTRLEIIVDLRLAENASDQSTETAVKKLEQWLQGWQRSHGALQNVVSYVGSGAPRYYLPLDVQLPHRAFGQLVILTNNLEQREALRNDLLTLFEHDFPQLRASVLRLENGPPVGFPVQFRVDGQNLQAIREVAHKIADAMRANPNLRNVQLGWEEPSKVIHVDIDQHKARLLGVSSPDIAQLLNTQYFEQVVSEFREGNERIDLVMRSTQEEHTKLSQLAQLTVLSQRGERVPLAQIANIHYGFEEGVIWRRNRVPSLTVRAHLRGNMQAPVVSTQIQQAIQPILQQLPAGVTVETGGAIEESAKGASSVAKGVPLFLAAVFTLLMLQLRSISNVLLVVLTAPLGMIGITFALLIFNMPFGFVAMLGSIALSGMIMRNSVILVDQIKQDIAEGASLEQAVVQSTVRRFRPIVLTAAAAILAMIPLTRSVFFGPMAVAIMGGLAVATILTILFVPALYTFWEGFTARFMQSRRNKL encoded by the coding sequence ATGAGCGAACCACAACATATGCCAGGCCATGATAAGAATGCTCAGGAGACGCAGCGTTTCAACCTCTCCACCTGGGCGCTCAAAAACCAGGCACTGGTGCTGTATTTTATTATCCTGACCTTATTGGCCGGCGTGTTTGCCTACACGCACCTGGGGCAATCCGAAGACCCGCCATTTACTTTTAAAGTCATGCTGATACGCAGCAGTTGGCCAGGTGCATCGGCACAAGAAGTCGAGCAGCAAGTCACGGACAAAATCGAAAAAAAGCTGCAGGAAATCCCCTCCATTGACTACACCAGCAGTTATTCCCGTCCCGGTGAATCGGTGGTGTTTATTGTCATCCGCGATAATACTTTTTCAGAGAAAATCCCCGAATTGTGGTACCAGGTACGCAAAAAAATAGGTGATATCCGGCATACCTTCCCCAGTGACCTGCAAAGCCTGACCTTTAACGACGAATTCAGTGATGTGTATGGCACCATGTACGCCATCACGGCCGATGGCCTCAATCCGCAACAATTGAAACGTCAGGCCGAATGGGTACGCGCCCGCCTGCTCAAATTGCCGGACGTTGAAAAAGTGGATCTGTTTGGCGAGCAGCCACAAAAAATCATTATTGAACTCTCTAACCAGAAACTAACGTCATTAGGCATCAGCCCTGCCCAGCTGGCGCAAATGCTGCAACAGCAAAACAGCGTCATCGGCTCCGGAACATTTGATGCAGGCCCGGAAAGAATCCGGCTGGATGTGAGTGGCCGCTTACAAACGCTGGAGGAGTTACGTCAGTTTCCCATCCGGGCTGGTAACCAGAACCTGACCTTGGGGGAGATTGCAACCATCAAACGCGGCTACGCCAACCCACCCGCGCAGCGCATCCACTTTAACGGCCAGTCCGCCTTGCTGATCGGTGTCAGCATGCAACAAGGCGGCGATGTGATTGCGCTGGGCAAAGCCATGCAGCAAACCATCACCAGCGTACAAAAACAGCTCCCGGTAGGCGTCAATCTGCAACTGGTCACCTCCCAGCCCGACATTGTGCAGCACTCCGTGCAGGACTTTGTCCGATCACTGTCCGAGGCACTCATTATTGTGCTGGCAGTGAGCCTGCTGTCGCTGGGCTGGCGCACCGGTATTGTTGTGGCAGTGGCTATTCCCATCGTGCTGGCAGGCACCTTCCTGCTCATGGACTGGCTGGATATCGGCCTGCACAAAATCTCGCTGGGCGCCCTGATCCTCGCCCTCGGCTTGCTGGTGGATGATGCCATTATTGCCGTGGAAATGATGGCTGCCAAAATGGAACAAGGCTGGGAGCGCATGCAGGCTGCATCATTTGCATTCACTTCCACCGCCATGCCCATGCTGACTGGCACCCTGGTCACGGTGGCAGGCTTCCTGCCCATTGCCACAGCGGTGTCTTCCACCGGTGAATACACACGCTCCATTTTCCAGGTCTCAGCCATCGCACTCTCCCTTTCCTGGGTCGCCGCCGTGATTGTGATTCCTTTTCTGGGCTACCATTTACTGCCAGATGCCAAGACCCATCACAGCGAAGCAAGCGCTCACAACCATGTGTCAATTTACGAGACCTCTTTTTACCGTCGGCTGCAAAGCACCGTTGCCTGGTGCGTACAATACAAAGGCAGTGTGATCATTGCCACCATTGCCTTGTTTGTCGTGGCGATGCTCAGCTTTGGCAAGGTACAACAACAGTTTTTCCCAGATTCCACCCGGCTGGAAATTATCGTCGACCTGCGCCTGGCCGAGAATGCCAGTGACCAGTCCACAGAAACCGCCGTCAAAAAACTGGAGCAATGGCTACAAGGATGGCAACGATCACATGGCGCGCTGCAAAACGTGGTGTCTTATGTTGGCTCCGGCGCACCGCGTTATTACCTGCCACTGGATGTACAACTGCCACATAGAGCTTTCGGGCAATTGGTGATCCTGACCAACAATCTGGAACAGCGCGAAGCCCTGCGCAATGACCTGCTCACGCTGTTTGAACATGACTTTCCACAATTACGCGCTTCAGTACTTCGCCTGGAAAACGGGCCGCCTGTAGGTTTCCCGGTGCAGTTCCGAGTTGACGGACAAAATCTGCAGGCCATCCGGGAGGTCGCGCACAAGATTGCCGATGCCATGCGCGCCAACCCCAACCTGCGCAATGTACAACTGGGCTGGGAAGAACCGAGCAAAGTCATTCACGTCGATATCGACCAGCATAAAGCCAGACTGCTGGGCGTCAGCTCGCCAGACATCGCCCAATTGCTGAATACCCAATATTTTGAGCAAGTAGTGAGCGAGTTCAGGGAGGGTAACGAACGCATAGATCTGGTCATGCGTAGCACGCAAGAAGAGCACACCAAACTCTCGCAACTGGCCCAGCTGACGGTATTAAGCCAGCGTGGTGAGCGTGTGCCGCTGGCACAGATCGCCAATATTCACTACGGCTTTGAAGAAGGCGTGATCTGGCGCCGTAACCGCGTGCCGTCACTCACCGTGCGCGCGCACTTGCGTGGCAATATGCAGGCACCGGTGGTCTCAACACAAATACAGCAAGCCATACAGCCCATCCTTCAACAGCTTCCAGCAGGCGTCACGGTAGAAACCGGCGGCGCGATTGAAGAGTCCGCCAAAGGGGCTTCCTCGGTTGCCAAAGGGGTGCCGCTGTTTTTAGCCGCGGTCTTTACGCTGTTGATGCTGCAACTGCGCAGTATTTCAAATGTGCTCCTGGTCGTCCTGACCGCGCCATTGGGCATGATAGGCATTACCTTTGCCCTGCTGATCTTCAACATGCCATTTGGCTTTGTCGCCATGCTGGGCAGCATTGCGCTGTCAGGCATGATCATGCGCAACTCCGTCATCCTGGTTGACCAGATCAAGCAGGATATCGCCGAAGGCGCTTCGCTTGAGCAAGCGGTCGTACAATCCACCGTACGCCGCTTCCGGCCGATTGTATTAACTGCCGCCGCAGCAATTCTGGCCATGATCCCGCTCACGCGCAGCGTGTTTTTCGGCCCCATGGCGGTGGCGATCATGGGCGGGCTGGCGGTGGCGACCATCCTGACGATTTTGTTTGTACCGGCACTGTATACCTTCTGGGAAGGATTCACAGCCAGGTTCATGCAATCCAGGCGCAATAAACTATAA
- a CDS encoding isochorismatase family protein encodes MKPAIASTDAVWMLIDVQTRLCDVMPPEAMANVIKNIQRLIQGAQLLNIPLWVTEQYPEKLGDTLPELQTLLPDYTPRIPKLAFSAWHESAFQESSVSVAPQVVLFGLETHICVLQTAQDALAAGKQVFVVEDAVISRTEANRNNAIARMRSAGCIITNTESMLFEPMQGATHAQFKAVSALIR; translated from the coding sequence ATGAAGCCAGCCATCGCCAGCACAGACGCCGTTTGGATGTTAATTGACGTACAAACCCGCCTCTGTGACGTGATGCCACCTGAGGCCATGGCCAATGTGATCAAAAACATCCAGCGCCTGATTCAAGGCGCACAGCTCCTGAATATCCCGCTCTGGGTCACTGAACAATATCCGGAAAAGCTTGGCGACACCCTGCCTGAGCTGCAAACACTATTGCCAGACTATACCCCGCGCATTCCCAAACTTGCTTTCTCAGCCTGGCACGAATCTGCTTTTCAGGAATCCTCCGTCAGCGTCGCCCCACAAGTGGTGCTGTTCGGGCTGGAGACCCATATTTGCGTGCTGCAAACCGCACAGGATGCACTGGCCGCGGGCAAGCAAGTATTTGTGGTAGAAGACGCCGTGATTTCACGCACAGAAGCCAACCGTAACAACGCTATAGCCAGAATGCGGAGCGCAGGTTGCATCATCACCAATACCGAATCTATGCTATTTGAACCCATGCAAGGTGCGACACATGCGCAATTCAAGGCAGTGTCGGCGCTGATTCGGTAA
- a CDS encoding nucleotidyltransferase family protein, translated as MKPSQALNQHRQAIRQIVMSHRACNARVFGSVLHGEDQEGSDLDLLVEPTSETSLMDIAKIQHQLQQLLGVSVDVLTPNALPDSFREKVLLEALPV; from the coding sequence ATGAAACCATCCCAAGCGCTTAATCAACATAGGCAAGCCATTCGCCAAATTGTGATGTCGCATCGTGCGTGCAATGCAAGAGTGTTTGGCTCTGTGCTCCATGGGGAAGACCAAGAGGGCAGTGACCTTGATTTGCTGGTAGAACCCACCTCAGAAACCAGCCTGATGGATATTGCAAAGATTCAGCATCAACTGCAGCAGTTGTTAGGTGTCTCAGTGGATGTGCTTACCCCCAATGCCTTACCAGATAGCTTTAGAGAAAAAGTGCTTTTAGAAGCATTGCCAGTATGA
- a CDS encoding TolC family outer membrane protein, producing MPLMRLSRLIALASCLWLPHASWAASQSLIDIYQEAKANDPVLASAGSANQAAQEIIEQAKAGYRPVVNLTAGATASQTDLKIIGTQNPLRGGRNNFEGYQSRFEARQPIFRKENLERIDQSKVQVSIADKQYHLAQQNLMLRTTQAYFDVLLAQDRITLIDAQKKAILSQLQQAKATFEVGTATITDVNEAQARYDLVVAQELSALNEMEIAKRTLQAITGKLPDHLASVREDIQITPSLKSIQEWQEVANQSNLNIQIQQETVQVSEKDIEIARAGHYPTLDAVASYLDSYSNGGQNGFGGDLTNATIGVELSMPLYQGGAVSSRVRQAAYNRQRALDDLQNALRQTSLETQRAYLNLSTSIAQVKALEQALKSSQSQLDSTKLGYEVGVRTSVDVLNAQQQYFSANRDLLQARYNYLVNIIRLKTASGIVSEADLQDIDQQLAKR from the coding sequence ATGCCACTCATGCGTCTATCCCGGTTAATTGCCCTTGCCAGCTGCCTGTGGTTACCCCATGCCAGCTGGGCTGCCTCACAAAGCCTGATCGACATTTATCAGGAAGCCAAGGCCAATGACCCGGTACTGGCCTCAGCCGGCAGTGCCAACCAGGCGGCGCAAGAGATCATAGAACAGGCGAAAGCAGGCTACCGCCCGGTGGTCAATTTAACCGCGGGCGCTACCGCTAGCCAAACCGACCTCAAAATCATCGGTACGCAGAACCCCTTACGCGGTGGTCGCAATAACTTTGAAGGTTACCAATCCCGGTTTGAGGCCAGGCAACCGATTTTCCGCAAGGAAAACCTGGAGAGAATCGATCAAAGCAAAGTACAGGTCAGCATTGCCGACAAGCAATATCATCTTGCACAACAAAACTTGATGTTGCGCACAACGCAAGCCTACTTTGACGTGTTGCTGGCGCAAGACCGCATTACCTTGATCGATGCACAGAAAAAAGCCATCCTGAGCCAGTTGCAACAAGCCAAAGCCACCTTTGAAGTGGGCACTGCAACCATCACCGACGTCAATGAAGCCCAAGCACGCTACGATCTGGTGGTCGCACAAGAACTCTCCGCGTTAAACGAGATGGAAATTGCCAAGCGCACCCTGCAGGCAATCACCGGCAAATTGCCCGACCATTTGGCCTCCGTGCGCGAAGACATTCAAATTACGCCTAGCCTGAAGTCTATTCAGGAGTGGCAAGAGGTTGCCAATCAGAGCAACCTCAATATCCAGATTCAGCAGGAAACGGTACAAGTCAGCGAAAAAGACATCGAAATCGCTCGTGCCGGGCACTACCCGACCCTGGACGCAGTCGCCAGCTACCTCGACAGTTATTCCAACGGTGGCCAAAACGGCTTTGGTGGTGACCTGACCAACGCCACCATAGGCGTAGAACTTTCCATGCCGCTATACCAGGGCGGCGCGGTCAGCTCGCGCGTGCGCCAGGCCGCTTATAACCGCCAGAGAGCGCTGGATGACTTGCAAAACGCCTTGCGCCAGACCTCACTTGAAACCCAGCGCGCCTACCTCAACCTGAGTACCAGCATTGCGCAGGTAAAAGCCCTGGAACAAGCGCTCAAGAGCAGCCAGAGCCAGCTTGATTCAACGAAACTCGGCTACGAAGTGGGCGTGCGCACCAGCGTAGATGTGCTCAATGCCCAACAACAGTATTTCAGCGCCAACCGCGACCTGTTGCAGGCCCGCTATAACTACCTGGTGAATATCATCCGCCTAAAAACGGCCAGCGGCATCGTCTCTGAGGCCGACTTGCAAGACATCGACCAGCAACTCGCCAAGAGATAA